In one Micromonospora polyrhachis genomic region, the following are encoded:
- a CDS encoding GOLPH3/VPS74 family protein has protein sequence MADEFFRLAHDDVTGRLRLAGRPASLGLAAALLGELVFGGNLWVKDRYVSVRACDAPSDVLARGVLDRLAAEPGLTDVRTWVSMLADDALEDVARRLWRAGHLRPRRKRRRLRPETVWVPTSMNAAAMPRALLSVRLRRGEPLTQTDVFLAGLCVVTGLDGLLFDGAPLESRRHLARLVDELWPPARELVETASTAVADVILAAR, from the coding sequence GTGGCGGATGAGTTCTTTCGTCTGGCTCATGATGATGTGACTGGTCGTCTTCGGTTGGCTGGTCGGCCTGCATCGTTGGGTTTGGCGGCGGCGTTGTTGGGCGAGCTGGTTTTCGGCGGGAATTTGTGGGTCAAGGACCGGTATGTGTCAGTACGGGCCTGTGACGCGCCGTCAGATGTGCTTGCTCGTGGGGTGTTGGATCGGCTTGCTGCTGAGCCGGGGTTGACGGATGTGCGTACGTGGGTGTCGATGCTCGCCGATGACGCGTTGGAGGATGTGGCGCGTCGTCTGTGGCGGGCTGGGCACCTGCGGCCCAGGCGGAAGCGTCGGCGGCTTCGGCCGGAGACGGTGTGGGTGCCGACGAGTATGAACGCTGCGGCTATGCCGAGGGCGCTGTTGTCGGTGCGGCTGCGTCGTGGCGAGCCCCTGACTCAGACGGATGTCTTTCTGGCCGGTTTGTGTGTTGTGACGGGGCTGGATGGGCTGCTCTTCGATGGGGCGCCACTTGAGTCTCGCAGGCATCTGGCCCGGCTGGTGGATGAGTTGTGGCCGCCGGCGCGGGAGTTGGTGGAGACCGCGTCGACTGCAGTCGCGGACGTCATTCTCGCCGCACGCTGA